A window of Chryseobacterium aquaeductus genomic DNA:
GGATCTGCACTTTCGCTGGTTGACCATTTTTCGCCAATCTTGACTCCTTTTTTCGGAATTATGGTTAAGTTTTTAGCAAACTGATCTTTCAAAACTTTTTCATTAAAGCTTTCTTTCAGACTTGCTACAACGCTCGCTTTTTGGTTGGCATCTTTTACCAAAGTTCCGATTGCGTTTGAGATTTTGGTATAGACTGCATCAAAACCTGTTATTGAAAGTACTTTTCCTTGACTGTCCATTTTCATGTTGAGTTTGTTGCCAGTCAATGCGCGGTTTACATTCCAAATCATTTTAAGATTATCATCCTTAGGAATTGGTAGTTTTGTATCAACAATGACAGTTTTGCCGTCAGCACTTTGAGAATTTCTTTTCCCGATCAAATTGATGGTAATATCATAGACTTCACCTTTTACATCATTTACGGTAAAGCTCATTTCGTCAGTAGATTCGCTGGTTCCATTTAATGTTTTTCCTGAAGGATCAGTCATCGTTTTTACATCTCTTTGGTAAGTTGTCAGAGGGTACGTTTTTCCTTTTTCAAGTTTAAAAGATTGAGTAAAAACTCCCAAAGAGTCTTTGATTGCAGGGTTTTCTTTTACTTCAGCTACAGAATCTGCAGGAACTTCTACAGTAATTGTTTTACCGGTTTTAGGATCTACTTTTGTGATCGTTGCAGTTTCTTTTTTACAAGAAACGATAGCTAAAGTGATCAATGCAATTGCTGCTATATTTTTCATGTGTAATGTTCTGTTTTTGAGAAATTTCCTCCCTTTTTTGTATTGACTTTGTCTAAGCAAGGCTTTGGAAAAGAAATTTATATTTTTAAAATTTAATTGATTTTTGTTAATTTTTGTCTCATCGCTTCATAAAGAATAGCTCCACAAGCTACAGAAACGTTTAGTGATTGTGTTTTTCCTTCAATCGGAAGTTTTATTTTTTCGTCAGAATGATGAAGAACTTCCTTGGAAATTCCTGTTTCTTCATTACCCATCACAATTGCACAAGGTTCTGTAAAATTCACATCGTAAATCAATTTTTGTGCTTTTTCGGTTGCTGCAAAAACAGAGACTCCGCTTTGCTGTAGAAAGTCTACAACGTGAGCTAAATTGTTTTCTTTACAAATCTTAATATTATACATCGCTCCTGCAGAAGTTTTTATCGCATCAGAATTGATCGGTGCTCCACCTTTTTCCGGAATTACAACAGCGTGAATTCCCACGCATTCTGCTGTTCTGCAGATCGCTCCGAAGTTTCTGACGTCTGTCAGTCTGTCTAAAATTAATATAAAAGGTACTTTCCCTTCTTCAAATAATTCAGGAATGATATTTTCTATCTTGTGAAATGGCACATCTGAAATAAATGCCACTACACCTTGGTGGTTTTTTCTTGTGAAACGGTTAAGTTTTTCTACAGGAACGTAGTTAGGACGTATTTTATATTTTGCTAAAACAGCTTTTAATTCTGCGTAAATTTCTCCCTGTAAAGCATTTTGTACAAAGATTTTGTCAATTGTTTTCCCAGCTTCGATAGCCTCTAAAACAGGACGCAATCCGAAAATAAAATCGTCTTTTTTATTAGGTTCTGAATTTCTGAATTCAGGTTTTGAGTTTTTATGTTGAAAATCTTCCAAAATTTATAATTTATTTTTTAATGAATGAAAGTGTCTTTTACACTTTTTTACTTGATTTTTTCCTTGGCTCTTTTAAAACTTTTCGCCTAAAATTGCTCTCTTTATAGCCATTGCATAACCATAATGCAAGCTTTCGTGCATATTGTTAAAAATAATTGCATCCTGAATACTCTTCAGATCCATACCGAAACTTGTGGTGTAAGGTGTATAATCTGAAAAGAAATCACTGTCGTAATCTTTCATCAAGATTTTTGAAGTTTCGGTTAAAAGAAATTCCAGATCTTCTACTTCAGACTTCTGCACATTCAGATTGGGCATTGTACCTTTTTTGTAGGTTTCGATCCAATAATTATCAATTCTGAAAGGATTTCCGCTCAGATAATAATGCAGAAGTTGCTGTGTAGCAACAGTATGTGCAATATTCCAGTACAAATTGTTATTAAAACCATCTGGGATTAATAAAAGGTCTTCATGTGAAGTGTTCTGCAAGATATCCAAAAGGTTTTTCCTAACCTGTCTGTGAGCTTGAAAATGATAATTCATTTTGCAAAAATTTAATCACCAAAAATAGTTTAATAAACTGAAAATGACAATTTTTGAGTAGAGGTTTGAAGCAAAATTTATGTATTTTTTATGATTTTATAAATAAAGGAAATCCAATTTGTGATTTAGTGTATTCCGAATGTCTCAAAACGGATTTCATATTTAACAAATTTTAACTCAAAAATGGCATTCATTGTGTTGATTAATGCAAGTATTTATCAGAAATTTACCAATTATTTTAATTTAAACTATGTCAGATTCATATCAAGCAGAAGACATTCGTCAACTTACAGAAAAAGTAAGAGAACAGAATTATTTCTTTTCACTTTTGAGGCAGGAAATCAACAAAGTAATTATTGGACAAGAGTACATGATCGACCGCCTTTTGGTTGGGCTTTTGGGTAATGGTCACGTTTTATTGGAAGGTGTTCCCGGGTTGGCAAAAACATTGGCGATAAAAACCTTGGCAGAAGCTGTGCATGGTGACTTTTCCAGAATTCAGTTCACGCCCGATCTTCTTCCTGCAGATGTTGTAGGAACGATGATTTACAATATTAAAGAAAACGATTTTTCGATAAAAAGAGGTCCTGTTTTCGCCAATTTTGTGCTTGCAGATGAGATCAACAGAGCTCCGGCAAAGGTTCAATCTGCACTTTTGGAAGTAATGCAGGAAAAACAGGTAACGATAGGTGACGAAACGATGCCTTTACCAAAACCATTTTTAGTTTTGGCAACGCAAAACCCAATCGATCAGGAAGGAACTTATCTGTTACCAGAAGCGCAAAGCGATCGTTTTATGCTAAAATGTACGATTGATTATCCTGAATTTGAGGATGAAAGAAAAGTGATGAGAATGGTTTCCACATCGCAACAATACGATGTGAAGCCTGTGATTTCTCTACAAAATATTGTTGAAGCAAAATCTATTGTAAACCAAATTTATCTGGATGAAAAGATTGAAAAATATATTCTGGATATGGTTTTTGCTACACGTTTTCCGGAAAGATACGGACTTTCTGAACTGAAAAATTACATCAGTTTCGGGGCTTCACCGAGAGCATCGATTAACTTGGCAATTGCTTCAAGAGCTTACGCATTCTTGAAAGGAAGAGCTTTTGTAATTCCTGAAGATGTAAAAGAATTGGCTAAAGACGTTCTGAGACATAGAATCGGATTGACCTTTGAAGCTGAGGCCGAAGAAATTACATCTGAAGAAATTGTGAATAGGATTTTGGCTAAAATACAGGCTCCGTAAATTATGATTGATAAATGATTATTTATAATTGATATTAACTTGTTATCATTCATCAATTATCGGTCATCATTTATATTGAAGTTATGCAGATAAAAGACATCATAAAAAAAGTAAAGCAGATAGAAATCCGTACTCGCAAGAAGACGGAAGCTTCTTTGATGGGACAATATCATAGTGCTTTTAAAGGACAAGGAATGACGTTTTCTGAAGTTCGTTCTTATCAGTTTGGCGATGAAATCCGCAGAATCGATTGGAACAAAACGGCACGTTTCCGCGAGCCTTTCGTGAAAGTGATGGAGGAGGAGCGCGAATTGACAATGATGATTCTGGTGGATATCTCAGCTTCAATGGATTACGGAACCAAAGATCAGCTTAAAAGAGAATATGTTGCAGAAATTGCTGCAAGTTTAGGATTCTCGGCTGCTGGAAATAATGATAAAGTGGGATTGATTTTATTTGCTGATAAAGTGTACAAAGTCATTCCACCGCAAAAAGGAAGAAAGCATATTTTGTCGATTATCAGCAATATTCTGACGGCAGATTATATTCCTGCAGTTTCTAAAATAGATAAGGCTTTGGAATATATGATGGGGATTTTCAAAAGAAAATCACTCGTGTTTTTGCTTTCAGATTTTGGAGATGCCTATGATTCTAAAATGCTTCGTGTCGCTTCAAAAAAACACCAGCTTTTAGGCATGAGAATTTTTGATGAAAAAGACAATGAAATTCTTGATGTGGGATACACACTTTTCACTGATGCCGAAACGGGAAAAGAAATTTGGGTAAATACATCGAACGCAAGATGGAGATATACATTTGCTGAAGCCCAGAAGCAGAAATTAAAAGCGCTGGAAGAAGATTTTTCTAATAGTTCGGCAAGCTTTATGAATATCAGAACCAGTGACGATTATTCGAAATTGTTATATTATTATTTTCAGAAAAAATAAAAACGCATTGGCGAAAAATTATTATTTAAAATTGAAAAAACTATTCTTACTTATATCATTTTTCATCTGTGCAAATGCTTTTTCACAGATACTTTCGTCGAATCTTGAAAAGAAAACGCTGGCTCTTGGTGAGGTCAATCGTTTTACTGTAAAGATTGATAATCTTAACAATCAGGAAGTAAAAGCAGCCGCCAAAGATCAATTGTTGCCTTTTCATTTTGAAGAAATTAAAGACAGCTTATCTGTTCAGCCCAATTCTTATCAGAGAAATATTGAATTTTCGGTTTTTGAAGAAGGTACTTACACCATTCCGGAACTTGAATTCAAAGTTGGAGACAGGGTTTTAAAAACGATTTCTTACGAAGTTGAAGTGGTAAACACTGCCCAAAAAGGCGATCCAATCAATGACATCATGAATAATAAGGAAGTTAAACTGGAGGTTACCGATTATTGGCAACTTTATAAATGGTATATTTTAGCAGCCTTGGCTTTCGTTGCTTTAATAATTGTCATTGTCATGTTTGTAAAATACGGCAGAAAATCAAAAGATTCACCTGTTGTGGCAACCAATCAGACGTTGAAAGAATTAGATTCATTAAAAAAGAAAAAATATATTGAAGAAGGAAATTACCGTTCTTTTTACGTGGAACTGATCGATATTTCGAGAAAATTTATTACCAAACAATATAAAATTCCTGCCGATGTTTTGCTCACCGATGATCTCATCCATCTTATGAAAGAAAATAATACCATTTCTCAAGATAACGAGAAAGTGGTTGAAGATGTTTTTTTCAGAGGTGATTTGGTGAAATTTGCCAAAACTTTCCCCGATCAGCAAACGATGGAAAAAGATTTTAGCGACATCAGAGACTTTGTGAAAAGATCATCAAAGGATATAGAATTTGAAAACCTGAGAAAAGATGTTTGATTTTGAGTTCTACAGTCCATGGTTTTTGCTTTTGTTCGTCTTATTTATCCCATTATTTATAAGAGACATCAGCAGAAAAAAACTAAAAGGGATCAAAGTTCCGACCGTTCAGAATATGAACACCAACAACGGAATCCTGCCTGTTTTGTTTTTACTTAAAATTTCCAAATACATCATCCTTTCATGTCTTTTCATTGCGATGGCAAGACCGAGAACTTTTACGATTTCTCAGGATAGAGACGATACGAAAGGGATAGATATAATGTTCGCAGTGGATGTTTCACTAAGTATGTTGTCTAAAGATCTTTCACCCGACAGATTGACGGCACTAAAAGAAATTGCGATACAATTTGTGGAAAAACGTCCGAATGACAGAATTGGTGTCGTAACTTATGCTTCAGAAGCATTTACAAAAGTTCCGGTAACCTCAGACCATCAAGTTGTTATTAATGAATTTAAAAACCTCAATACCATCGAGCTTTATCCGGGAACTGCAATTGGAGAAGGACTTTCTGTTGCAGTAAACCATCTTCGCACCAGCAAAGCAAAAAGTAAAATCATCATTTTGATGACTGATGGCGTAAGCAACGTCGAAAATGCAATTCCGCCACAAATTGCCGCCGAGCTGGCTCGAAGTAACGATATAAAAGTTTACTCAATAGGTGTAGGCACCAATGGTGTTGCGCTGATGCCAACCGAAGTCGATATTTTCGGAGACTTAGTTTTTACAGAAACTCAAGTGCAGATTGATGAGCCTGTTTTGAGGGAGATCGCTCAAAATACTGGAGGAAAATATTTTCGTGCTACATCAAACAGTAGTCTGGAAGAGGTATACAGTGAAATCAATCAGCTTGAAAAAACTGATGTAAAGGTTTCTAAACTCTACAATTATCAGGAATATTTTAAAATTTTTCTTTGGGTAGCTTTGGGTATGTTGTTTTTTGATGCGATATTGAGATGGGTATTATATAAATTTTTAAGCTGATGGAATTGTATTTAGGAAATTATTGGTACTTACTTTTGCTATTGCTTCTGCCTGTTTTGTCTTTTTTTCTGATTAGATATTTAAAATGGAAGAAGAAAAAGAGAGAAATTTTTGCAGATAGCCGTTTTCATGATGATTTGTTTGAAAAAAAATCAGGATTTATCAAAATTTTTCCGGCATTGTATTTTTTGGGAACTTTATTTTTAATTTTTTCAATTATTGATTTATTGAGCGGTTCTGAAGAAGTTACAACTAATCAGAAATTCAATAATGTTATTTTTATGTTGGATGTCTCCAATTCTATGAACGCGGAAGATATTGCACCAAGTCGTTTGACGGAAGGGAAAAATCTGATGATTCAAACGATGCAAAAATTGAAAAATGATAAAGTAGGAATAGTGATATTTGCAGGTCAGGCAACATCAATCATGCCACTGACGACCGATTATAATTCTGCAGAAACCTACATTAATGCGGTCGAAACAAATTCAATTAAAATTCAGGGAACTGATTTTTTAAAGGCGATGGAAGCCGCTGTAGATAAGTTTAAAGATATTAATAAAAATTCCAGAAAGATTATTTTGTTGAGCGATGGGGAAGATAACGAAGGTAATGACAATGCAGCCATAAAATTGGCAAACAAAGAGGGAATTGTAGTCACATCTGTTGGAATTGGTTCAGATGAAGGTGCACCAGTTCCTGAATATCAATTTGGACAGTTGATGGGTTATAAAAGCGATATGAACGGACAAACCGTAATTTCTAAAAGACAAACCGATGCACTTCGCAAAATGGCAGAATCTACGGGCGGATCATACATTGACG
This region includes:
- a CDS encoding DUF6263 family protein; its protein translation is MKNIAAIALITLAIVSCKKETATITKVDPKTGKTITVEVPADSVAEVKENPAIKDSLGVFTQSFKLEKGKTYPLTTYQRDVKTMTDPSGKTLNGTSESTDEMSFTVNDVKGEVYDITINLIGKRNSQSADGKTVIVDTKLPIPKDDNLKMIWNVNRALTGNKLNMKMDSQGKVLSITGFDAVYTKISNAIGTLVKDANQKASVVASLKESFNEKVLKDQFAKNLTIIPKKGVKIGEKWSTSESADPNGKIKVTSNYVLKSVGNGIAEISVTGGIPKKEEKKSQAEMTHSMSSELAQNGTIKFDQNTGWITNQNITVKTTQIETISDGKQSQSMKSVSNSSVMVNPAAK
- the rlmB gene encoding 23S rRNA (guanosine(2251)-2'-O)-methyltransferase RlmB — encoded protein: MEDFQHKNSKPEFRNSEPNKKDDFIFGLRPVLEAIEAGKTIDKIFVQNALQGEIYAELKAVLAKYKIRPNYVPVEKLNRFTRKNHQGVVAFISDVPFHKIENIIPELFEEGKVPFILILDRLTDVRNFGAICRTAECVGIHAVVIPEKGGAPINSDAIKTSAGAMYNIKICKENNLAHVVDFLQQSGVSVFAATEKAQKLIYDVNFTEPCAIVMGNEETGISKEVLHHSDEKIKLPIEGKTQSLNVSVACGAILYEAMRQKLTKIN
- a CDS encoding DinB family protein, whose protein sequence is MNYHFQAHRQVRKNLLDILQNTSHEDLLLIPDGFNNNLYWNIAHTVATQQLLHYYLSGNPFRIDNYWIETYKKGTMPNLNVQKSEVEDLEFLLTETSKILMKDYDSDFFSDYTPYTTSFGMDLKSIQDAIIFNNMHESLHYGYAMAIKRAILGEKF
- a CDS encoding AAA family ATPase — translated: MSDSYQAEDIRQLTEKVREQNYFFSLLRQEINKVIIGQEYMIDRLLVGLLGNGHVLLEGVPGLAKTLAIKTLAEAVHGDFSRIQFTPDLLPADVVGTMIYNIKENDFSIKRGPVFANFVLADEINRAPAKVQSALLEVMQEKQVTIGDETMPLPKPFLVLATQNPIDQEGTYLLPEAQSDRFMLKCTIDYPEFEDERKVMRMVSTSQQYDVKPVISLQNIVEAKSIVNQIYLDEKIEKYILDMVFATRFPERYGLSELKNYISFGASPRASINLAIASRAYAFLKGRAFVIPEDVKELAKDVLRHRIGLTFEAEAEEITSEEIVNRILAKIQAP
- a CDS encoding DUF58 domain-containing protein produces the protein MQIKDIIKKVKQIEIRTRKKTEASLMGQYHSAFKGQGMTFSEVRSYQFGDEIRRIDWNKTARFREPFVKVMEEERELTMMILVDISASMDYGTKDQLKREYVAEIAASLGFSAAGNNDKVGLILFADKVYKVIPPQKGRKHILSIISNILTADYIPAVSKIDKALEYMMGIFKRKSLVFLLSDFGDAYDSKMLRVASKKHQLLGMRIFDEKDNEILDVGYTLFTDAETGKEIWVNTSNARWRYTFAEAQKQKLKALEEDFSNSSASFMNIRTSDDYSKLLYYYFQKK
- a CDS encoding BatD family protein, with product MKKLFLLISFFICANAFSQILSSNLEKKTLALGEVNRFTVKIDNLNNQEVKAAAKDQLLPFHFEEIKDSLSVQPNSYQRNIEFSVFEEGTYTIPELEFKVGDRVLKTISYEVEVVNTAQKGDPINDIMNNKEVKLEVTDYWQLYKWYILAALAFVALIIVIVMFVKYGRKSKDSPVVATNQTLKELDSLKKKKYIEEGNYRSFYVELIDISRKFITKQYKIPADVLLTDDLIHLMKENNTISQDNEKVVEDVFFRGDLVKFAKTFPDQQTMEKDFSDIRDFVKRSSKDIEFENLRKDV
- a CDS encoding vWA domain-containing protein gives rise to the protein MFDFEFYSPWFLLLFVLFIPLFIRDISRKKLKGIKVPTVQNMNTNNGILPVLFLLKISKYIILSCLFIAMARPRTFTISQDRDDTKGIDIMFAVDVSLSMLSKDLSPDRLTALKEIAIQFVEKRPNDRIGVVTYASEAFTKVPVTSDHQVVINEFKNLNTIELYPGTAIGEGLSVAVNHLRTSKAKSKIIILMTDGVSNVENAIPPQIAAELARSNDIKVYSIGVGTNGVALMPTEVDIFGDLVFTETQVQIDEPVLREIAQNTGGKYFRATSNSSLEEVYSEINQLEKTDVKVSKLYNYQEYFKIFLWVALGMLFFDAILRWVLYKFLS
- a CDS encoding vWA domain-containing protein, producing MELYLGNYWYLLLLLLLPVLSFFLIRYLKWKKKKREIFADSRFHDDLFEKKSGFIKIFPALYFLGTLFLIFSIIDLLSGSEEVTTNQKFNNVIFMLDVSNSMNAEDIAPSRLTEGKNLMIQTMQKLKNDKVGIVIFAGQATSIMPLTTDYNSAETYINAVETNSIKIQGTDFLKAMEAAVDKFKDINKNSRKIILLSDGEDNEGNDNAAIKLANKEGIVVTSVGIGSDEGAPVPEYQFGQLMGYKSDMNGQTVISKRQTDALRKMAESTGGSYIDGNNIDEAPEKIIEALNKKVSSTASLVKSQNANHYYQYFLAVSIFFFLIIFLFNPKRDFNI